CGATATTCAGGTCGACGATTTTCAGCCGCTGCGCACGGGGCACCGTCGATCCATGCCGACAAGATGGCCGCCAGCTGGACGGGTTGCTCCAGTGGAACCAGATGCCCCGCGGGCTCGATCACGTGCAACGGCCCTTGCCCAGCGGCCGCTCTCAGCGCCGCGATCGCCTGCGGCGGGTAGAGAGGGTCGGCGCTGCCGGCCACCCACAGCAGCGGCAGGTCGTCGTGCAGCAGCGTGCTTCGGTCGGGACGCATCAGGCTGGCGAGCGAATGGGCGACGAATGTCGATGCGCCATAGGCGGCCACCATCTCGCGGCGAATGCACAGCAGGTCGACGTCGTCCCGGTGAGCCGGGTGGAATGCGGCGATGCCCTGCTTGATCGCGCGCTCCACATAGTCGCCCGATCCGGCGGCCATGATGGCGGCGCGGCGGCCGAAGTTCTGCGCTGGCGTATCGGCCTGCGGCGTGGTGCAAAGCATCGCCAGGCCCAGCACGCGTTCGGGCGCCCGCGCGAGCATGGCCATTGCGACATACCCACCGAACGAGAATCCGGCCAGCCAGAAGCGCGCAGGTAACTGGGCCAGCAACGCCTCGGCGATGGCGTCGACGTCGGGCAAGGCCGGGAGCGTCGGCGCATGCGCCCGGATGTGCGCCGGCAGGGCGTCGAGCACGCCACGCCAGACGGCCGGCGTGTTGTTGAGCCCATGCAGCAGGACGAGATCGGCTGCGTCGACTGCGGCGTTCGCGGGAACGTTCATGACAGCCGGCGGACGCGAAGGTCGAGGAAGTCGAACAGCGCGGTATTGAATACCTCCGGCTGTTCCGCCCACGCGTAATGCGCGGCGCCGGGCACGCAGACGAACTCGCCGCCGACGTTCTGCGCCAGCTTGCGCATCTCCTCCGGGCGTCCCACGTTGTCGTACTCACCGGCGATAGCAAGGACCGGCATCCCGAGTTGCCTGAGGTGCTCCAGCGTCGGCTGCCCCTCATAGTCGACGATGGCGTTGATCGCGGCGACGAAGGTCTCGCTACGCGTTTGCATCGCCACCTCGAGCACCAGGTCCACGAGCGGCCCCGAGGACCCGGGGGCGAGCATGGTGCGCAGCAGCGGCTCTGCGGCTGCCGAAAGCGTTTCGCCTCGCGCAAGCGGCGCGACCCGCTCTTCCAGGAAGACGCGCTGGTCTTCCTTCGACTTGGCCGAGAACGAGCCAACCGTGGCCGAGATCACCAGGCCTTGCACGCGCTCCCTGCCGAGCTTGACGGCCGCCAGCGGCGCGATGATGCCGCCCATGCTGTGACCGATCAGAACATTCCTGGCGGCGCCTGTCGCGCGGACCAACGCGGCGCAGGCGTCGGCCGCCGTCTCGATTGAGTAAGGCGACGGCAGCGGGCTGAGGCCGTAGCCGGGCGCATCCCATGCGACAACCCGATAGCCGCGGGCGACGAGCGTCGCGATCTCATGGCGATAGTACTGGCGGGAACCATAGGCGCCATGAAGCAGGAACAGGGTCAGTTCGCCGTCGCCGGCGATTTCATGGTCGGGTATGCGGTCGGGCATGGGGGCGTCTCCTGAGAATGTTATTGCACGTCAATCATTGCCTGCTACAACGAATTGTAGTGAGCAATCATTGATATAGGCAAATGTTTTTGTGGGATAATCGGCCCGGTCAGGGTTTTCCATAGCGCAGCCCACGCAAGAGAGAAACAATGCCAACAAACAAGAGCCTCGACCTTCGATCGTGGCATTCCACCGTGCTGGGCCGCCTTGCGCGCGCGTATCACGCCTCGACCAACGGCTTCGAGCGGTATACCGGCATGCCCAGCACGCGCTGGCGCCTGCTGTTTCTCATCTACAGCAAGGGCGACTGTACGCAGAAGGATCTGACGCGGCAGATCGGTGTGGACGCCGGCGCAATTACGCGCCAGATCAAGCAGCTCGACTTGGAGGGGCTGGTCAAGCGCAATGCGCATCCCGAGGACAACCGCCTCACCGTCGTCAGGCTGACCGAGACCGGCGCCGCGGAAGTGGAGCGCGTTCTCGCCCGGCGTGCCGTGTTTCTGCAGGTCATGATGAAAGGCGCTTCCGCCGATGAAATCGATGCCTTCCTGATCATGCTGGATCGCATCGCCGACAACCTGGATCAGCCGGACGTCCTCCATATTCTCGACAAGACGTAGGACGTCTCCTCCGAAGCCGGAGGAGAGGCATGCAGGAACACGCTGCGCAACCGCCTGTTGCCCAGGCATGTGCCGGGACGGGAAGGCCCGGCGCATGGCACCTCCGATGGCGCGGCTCAGAACTGGTGCTTGATCCCCGCGTAGACCATCCGCGCGCGTGCGCCGGCGTCGGCGGGCGCCAGTTGCGAGCCGCCGCCGATGCCACCGAGCCAGAAGTTGTAGCGGCCATTGCGCTCGTTGCGCAGTTCGACGTAAGAGACGTCCAGCGTCGTGCGCTTGCTCATGCTGTATTGATAGCTCAGCGAGAGCATCTTCGCGCCGGTGTCGTCGAGTGTCCTGCCGTCCTGGTGGACGGAGAACGCCTGGCCCCAGGTCAACTGGACGAGATGCGGGCCAAAGCTGTAGCCGAGCGGCACTGCGTAGGCGAAGCGGTACTGCCGCGAGTCAGACGTCGTGTTCTTGACCTGGTTGCGGTCGACCACGACGCCGAGGCGCAGGCCATTCCACGTGTACCCGATGGCGAGCTTGTCGCCCATCTGGTCGAGACTGCCGACGGTTTGCAGCGGCAGCGTTCCCTGACTGCTGCGCTGCATGTGGAAATAGCCAGCCTTGAAGCCACCGTTCGTGTATGTGGGACTGAGGTACCACGTATGGTTGCGGCCGTTGCCGGGCTGCTCGGCGTCGAACGAATACGAGGCCATGCCCGAAAATCCGCCGAGATTTGGCAACTCGTAGCGCACCGTGTTGTTCAGGTAGTTGCCGGCGAAGTACGCGCCGTTGATGGTGCCCAGCACGTTGAGCGAATTCGCGGCGTTGGGCGCGGCATCGAAGGCGCCATGGGTATCGTTGATGAACCAGTGGTGGCTGAAGTAGACCGTCTGGCGGCCAAGCTGCAGGCGCCCGAAGCGTTCCTCGTCGAATCCGACATAGAAGGCGCGACCGGAACCCTGCACGCCGGTGTCGGCCGCAAAGTCCCATTCGAGGTGATACAGCGCCTTGAGTCCGGGCGCCAACTGCTCCTTCCCGTCGATGAACCAGAAGCTGGTGTTGTTGGATTCCCGATAGGCATGGGCGGCCGTACCGCCGGGCTGGGCGGCGCCGCTGATCGAGGTCATGTCGAGGCCGAGCTTCAGTTGGCCGCCGATCTGCATGGAGCCTTGGGCGGTGGCGATCGCGGGCGCGCCGCAAAGCGCTGCCAGCGCCGCGGCACGGGTCAGTTTGAACATACATGTCTCCGTCTTTTCCAGGTGAAATCCGCCGGGCCTCTGCGGGCCCTGGCTTGAGGGGTGCGTGATGCAGGGCGATGCGGCGCGCGCCGCTCGCCTGCGTGCTACCGCTGCAGGGCCGTTTCGAAGCCGGCTTCGAACCCGGGCAGCATGGCAGGGGTGGCCCAGAATGCATGGGCGCCAGTGGGTACCTGCTGCGGTAGCACGATCCGCGCCACCGGCCCCTTCGTGATGTCCCGCGCGTCGAAGATCGCGCACTCCCCCTTGCCGGTGTTGACGTTCGTGAGGAAGGTGACGAGGTAGCCGTCGTCCTCCTCCGTGGCGCCGCGGCGTTGGGCGAAAGGCGCCTCGCTCAGGTAGCAGCCCGGTGGCAGCATGTACGTCTGGGTCTTGCCGGTGACGAAATCGTATTTCTTCAACCCATTGAGCAGCCAGAAGCCCTTGGTCGGGATCGCGTTGTAGCTGTAGCGATAGGAGCGCCCGTTGTGCAGGCCATTGACCATCGGGAATTCCGTCACCTGGTCGTCGAGATCTTCTTCGCGCGTTTCGCCGGTGCGCAGGTTGAAGCGCCAGCGATGCATGCGCGCCTTCTGTGCGTGCAGGTCGAGCATGGCTTTCAGGCGTGCGTAGCCTTCGGATGGCAGACCGGACAAGTCGGGAATGGGGTTGCTTTGGATGCAGCCGTCCATCACGATCTCGTCGCCGTCCTCGTACGTGTTGGACAGGTGCAGCACGTAGCAGGGCTCGGCCTCGAACCAGCGCACGTCGGCATTGGTGCCGAAGCGGGGGATGACGCCGAAGCGCGCCGGCACGTCGCGCCAGAAACTGAGCCGGTGCGATCCCTGGCGCAGGCGATCGGGGTCAAAGAAAAGCGGCAAGTCATGCAGCACGCAGTAGTTCTCGGTCATGCCGAGGTCGTGCGGCCAGCGCGGGCCGGGCAGTTCGATGGGCTCGTAATGGATGAGATTGTTGTCGCGATCGATCACGCCGTAGTTCATATACGGCGGCGTTTCGCCGAAGTTGAAGAACGTCATATGGCCGGTGTGCTCGTCCACCTTGAAGTGCGAGCAGATGCCGAGTGGAAACAGCGTGCGTGCCCAGTTCGGCTCGACTCCGGTAGTTTCCAGGCTGAGCGGATCGAGTCGGTACGGCTCCGAGCATTGCGACATGGCCACGAGGATCTTGCCGCCGTGGACGATGATGTCGGTCCCGGCGTTGTCCTTCATCGCGCCGATCGAGCCCCAGCCGCGCAATGCCGCCCGGCGCGGCTCGATGATGCCAGGCCACAGGGACTTGCCCGCGGCCTGCTCGGCGAGGAAGCCGATGGTGCGGACCCAGCGGTTGCGGTACTGGACCTTGCCCCCGTGGAAAGCCATGGCGTGAATCATGCCGTCGCCGTCGTAGGGGTGGTAGCGGCCGATCGACTCGTGCACTGGGTTATGGCCGTTGCGCACGTAGAGGCCGCTCAGGTCGCGCGGGATCTCGCCGATGATCTCGAGGTCGGGCGAGGTGGCGGTCCACTCGGTATCCACTGGGCGCCAGGCGTCGTTGAGGTAAGGGTTCTCGTTCGGCCAGACGATGGTGGGCTTGGCCTGGAATGCGATGTTCTTCATGGCGAGATGGGGTTAGGCGCGCACGCGGCGCTGGAGGAAATCGAGCAGGTGGCGGTTGAAGACTTCGGGCCTTTCGGCCCAGGCGAAATGGCCGACGTCGGTCATGCAGACGAATTCTCCCCGGGGGAGCTTGCCGGCGAGCTTCTCCATCACAGCGGGCGGGGCGGCGGAAAGGTCGTGCTCGCCGGCGATGCACAGTACGGGCACCTGCATGCGCGGGAGAATGTGGCGGCCGTCGAAGCGCGAGATGGCATGGATGGCGGCGCGGAAGGTTTCCGGCCGCATGTTCGAGACCACTTCGATGACGCGCTCGACCCCCGGACCCGATGCGCCCGGGGCCATCATCCTGCGCAGCATGCCGGGGCCGAATTCGGCGATGGACTTTCCGGCATCCAGCGGCGCCACGCGATCGCTGACGAACTTCTGCTGCCATTCGCCTTCGGTCTTGCCGAAGGCCGCGCTGGTTGCGGAGAGCACGAGTCCGTGGACACGCTCGCGGCGCAGGTCGAAGGCAGCCTGGGCGATCATGCCGCCCATGCTGTGGCCAAGCAGCACGTTGCGGCTACCGCCCACCGCGTCAATCAGGCGGGCGAGGGCGGCGGCCGCGACGTCGACGTCGAAGGGGTCGGGAAGCGGGCTCATGCCATAGCCGGGGGCGTCCCATGCCACCACGCGGT
This genomic stretch from Cupriavidus basilensis harbors:
- a CDS encoding alpha/beta fold hydrolase produces the protein MNVPANAAVDAADLVLLHGLNNTPAVWRGVLDALPAHIRAHAPTLPALPDVDAIAEALLAQLPARFWLAGFSFGGYVAMAMLARAPERVLGLAMLCTTPQADTPAQNFGRRAAIMAAGSGDYVERAIKQGIAAFHPAHRDDVDLLCIRREMVAAYGASTFVAHSLASLMRPDRSTLLHDDLPLLWVAGSADPLYPPQAIAALRAAAGQGPLHVIEPAGHLVPLEQPVQLAAILSAWIDGAPCAAAENRRPEYRGTAPACPRTPRGSTS
- a CDS encoding porin is translated as MFKLTRAAALAALCGAPAIATAQGSMQIGGQLKLGLDMTSISGAAQPGGTAAHAYRESNNTSFWFIDGKEQLAPGLKALYHLEWDFAADTGVQGSGRAFYVGFDEERFGRLQLGRQTVYFSHHWFINDTHGAFDAAPNAANSLNVLGTINGAYFAGNYLNNTVRYELPNLGGFSGMASYSFDAEQPGNGRNHTWYLSPTYTNGGFKAGYFHMQRSSQGTLPLQTVGSLDQMGDKLAIGYTWNGLRLGVVVDRNQVKNTTSDSRQYRFAYAVPLGYSFGPHLVQLTWGQAFSVHQDGRTLDDTGAKMLSLSYQYSMSKRTTLDVSYVELRNERNGRYNFWLGGIGGGSQLAPADAGARARMVYAGIKHQF
- a CDS encoding MarR family winged helix-turn-helix transcriptional regulator; protein product: MPTNKSLDLRSWHSTVLGRLARAYHASTNGFERYTGMPSTRWRLLFLIYSKGDCTQKDLTRQIGVDAGAITRQIKQLDLEGLVKRNAHPEDNRLTVVRLTETGAAEVERVLARRAVFLQVMMKGASADEIDAFLIMLDRIADNLDQPDVLHILDKT
- a CDS encoding carotenoid oxygenase family protein; translated protein: MKNIAFQAKPTIVWPNENPYLNDAWRPVDTEWTATSPDLEIIGEIPRDLSGLYVRNGHNPVHESIGRYHPYDGDGMIHAMAFHGGKVQYRNRWVRTIGFLAEQAAGKSLWPGIIEPRRAALRGWGSIGAMKDNAGTDIIVHGGKILVAMSQCSEPYRLDPLSLETTGVEPNWARTLFPLGICSHFKVDEHTGHMTFFNFGETPPYMNYGVIDRDNNLIHYEPIELPGPRWPHDLGMTENYCVLHDLPLFFDPDRLRQGSHRLSFWRDVPARFGVIPRFGTNADVRWFEAEPCYVLHLSNTYEDGDEIVMDGCIQSNPIPDLSGLPSEGYARLKAMLDLHAQKARMHRWRFNLRTGETREEDLDDQVTEFPMVNGLHNGRSYRYSYNAIPTKGFWLLNGLKKYDFVTGKTQTYMLPPGCYLSEAPFAQRRGATEEDDGYLVTFLTNVNTGKGECAIFDARDITKGPVARIVLPQQVPTGAHAFWATPAMLPGFEAGFETALQR
- a CDS encoding alpha/beta fold hydrolase encodes the protein MTVFLLHGAFGAKAYWRDQTAALVANGYRVVAWDAPGYGMSPLPDPFDVDVAAAALARLIDAVGGSRNVLLGHSMGGMIAQAAFDLRRERVHGLVLSATSAAFGKTEGEWQQKFVSDRVAPLDAGKSIAEFGPGMLRRMMAPGASGPGVERVIEVVSNMRPETFRAAIHAISRFDGRHILPRMQVPVLCIAGEHDLSAAPPAVMEKLAGKLPRGEFVCMTDVGHFAWAERPEVFNRHLLDFLQRRVRA
- a CDS encoding alpha/beta fold hydrolase, with the translated sequence MPDRIPDHEIAGDGELTLFLLHGAYGSRQYYRHEIATLVARGYRVVAWDAPGYGLSPLPSPYSIETAADACAALVRATGAARNVLIGHSMGGIIAPLAAVKLGRERVQGLVISATVGSFSAKSKEDQRVFLEERVAPLARGETLSAAAEPLLRTMLAPGSSGPLVDLVLEVAMQTRSETFVAAINAIVDYEGQPTLEHLRQLGMPVLAIAGEYDNVGRPEEMRKLAQNVGGEFVCVPGAAHYAWAEQPEVFNTALFDFLDLRVRRLS